The following are from one region of the Periophthalmus magnuspinnatus isolate fPerMag1 chromosome 5, fPerMag1.2.pri, whole genome shotgun sequence genome:
- the eevs gene encoding 2-epi-5-epi-valiolone synthase, whose amino-acid sequence MGKVHLLNNVKENTTEYSLVRVKSTWTCKEKHSHIGSTACVSPAKIYETLTEKGTSWTVVTPIIFSYKVTETHGLLDPCNATLLTGHAHEPQTSADTLRIPSKPIKRFVVVDQEVYRIYGSQITKYFEVNNVTCKILALPTTEENKSMEMALKILEELNSFSIDRRAEPVIAIGGGVCLDIVGLAASLYRRRTPYIRVPTTLLSYIDASVGAKTGVNFANCKNKLGSYIPPVATYLDLSFIKTIPRRHISNGLAEMLKMALMKHKELFELLEKHGQHLLDSKFQSDSSVFSVSSQSASRSTRLAIVTMLEELAPNLWEDDLNRLVDFGHVISPALEMRVLPSLLHGEAVNIDMAYMVYVSRESGQLTEDEKNRIISCMVGLELPVWHQACTMELIQSSLQDRLKHSGGLVRMPLPVGLGQAEIFNNTSYEVLTSAYEKWCNERSC is encoded by the exons ATGGGAAAGGTTCACCTGCTCAACAACGTCAAAGAGAATACGACCGAGTACAGCCTAGTTCGAGTCAAAAGCACATGGACTTGTAAAGAGAAGCACAGCCACATCGGGTCGACTGCGTGTGTGTCTCCAGCCAAGAT TTATGAAACCCTCACAGAAAAAGGCACCAGCTGGACCGTGGTGACCCCCATCATCTTCAGCTACAAGGTTACAGAGACGCACGGCCTCCTGGACCCCTGCAACGCCACCCTGCTAACAGGCCACGCCCACGAGCCGCAGACCTCCGCCGACACCCTGAGAATCCCCTCCAAGCCGATCAAGCGTTTCGTGGTGGTCGATCAGGAAGTGTACCGCATCTACGGCAGCCAGATCACTAAGTATTTCGAGGTTAACAATGTGACATGTAAGATTTTAGCTCTGCCCACCACCGAGGAGAACAAGTCGATGGAGATGGCCTTGAAGATCCTCGAGGAACTAAACAGTTTCTCGATAGACAGGAGAGCAGAGCCTGTGATCGCGATAGGAGGAGGGGTCTGCTTGGATATCGTGGGTCTGGCGGCGTCTCTGTACCGCAGACGTACCCCTTACATCAGAGTACCCACTACGCTCCTGTCCTACATCGATGCCAGCGTGGGGGCCAAGACTGGGGTGAATTTTGCAAACTGTAAGAACAAGCTCGGCAGCTATATTCCACCAGTCGCCACCTACCTAGACCTGTCCTTCATAAAGACCATCCCTCGCAGACATATCTCCAATGGGTTGGCCGAAATGTTAAAG ATGGCCTTGATGAAGCACAAGGAGCTGTTTGAACTCCTGGAGAAACACGGCCAACATCTCCTAGATTCAAAGTTTCAGTCAGACAGCAGCGTGTTTAGTGTGAGCAGTCAGAGCGCGTCCCGCTCCACACGCCTCGCCATCGTCACCATGTTGGAGGAGCTGGCCCCCAACCTGTGGGAGGACGACCTCAACAGACTGGTGGACTTTGGACACGTCATCAGTCCAGCGCTCGAAATG AGGGTGCTTCCGTCCTTACTGCACGGAGAGGCGGTGAACATCGACATGGCCTACATGGTGTACGTGTCCCGGGAGAGCGGGCAACTGACGGAGGACGAGAAGAACAGGATCATCAGCTGCATGGTGGGTCTGGAGCTGCCCGTGTGGCACCAGGCCTGCACCATGGAGCTGATCCAGAGCTCACTGCAGGACAGACTCAAGCACTCGGGCGGGCTGGTGAGGATGCCCCTGCCTGTGGGACtaggacaagcag agaTCTTCAACAACACATCTTATGAAGTCTTGACCAGCGCTTATGAAAAATGGTGCAATGAGCGTTCCTGCTGA